A region of the Microbulbifer pacificus genome:
TGCCTTGAGACTCATGTCGCTCAGGCGCTGCTCCAGCATCGCCAGTTTGTCCTTGGAGCGTTCAATGAGGATTCGCTGCTTTTCCAGGGCGACTTCCCGGGCCAACCGTGCCTGCACCAGTGCTTCTTTCGCCTTGTGCACGCTGGTTATCGCCTCTGTGACGGCTACCTGGTATGACTCATGCTCAAATTTGCTGAGGAATTTGTCCGGTATCGCCGCATCGATACGTGCCTTTTTTAGCAGCAGCTGTTCGCGCTTAAGTGCATATTCATTTGCCAGCAGGGTTTCGGCATGCTTGCTTTTTTCCTGCTGTAATTTTTCCTCTGCGGTAGTGAGGGCGACGGTCTCTGAAGTGAGTTGCCCCTGCAATTGGGCACCATCAAACACGGTGACAATCTCACCGGCTTCCGCTACCTGGCCCTCGGGCATCAGCCATTGTAGTTCTACCCGCCAATTATCGGTCATTGGGGATAGGAATTGTTGGCTGTTACGGGCGCGAACCTCTCCCG
Encoded here:
- a CDS encoding HlyD family secretion protein, with amino-acid sequence MKSLLWASLLLIAMPGRGFEFSTPLLLSGEVRARNSQQFLSPMTDNWRVELQWLMPEGQVAEAGEIVTVFDGAQLQGQLTSETVALTTAEEKLQQEKSKHAETLLANEYALKREQLLLKKARIDAAIPDKFLSKFEHESYQVAVTEAITSVHKAKEALVQARLAREVALEKQRILIERSKDKLAMLEQRLSDMSLKAERRGPVIYGKHPWTGERVFVGMTAQPSWVIAEIPSLQHLYIESWLHEIDVDRVVDAMQGTLIFDAYPNQPLGVTLTAVATQPEKRNGWGPGLFYRMEFTLTGETPFQLLPGMGARIEMEMRE